From the genome of Streptomyces sp. NBC_00659, one region includes:
- a CDS encoding FAD binding domain-containing protein: MLLRLPTSVSEAQEYMTEGAVPIGGATLVWATWQRDGFPDRAMSLRELPEANTIEPEALGAAVVLSRIDDRVPEVLRRAAAGVGTGAVRRTATVGGNIVGSTLRCLLPAALVLDARAVILEPEGVTETDLAEVLAKRHLLLSLRWRTPVTSNYVKAAAEPGGPSPLVVAAALHRVDDGRTLLRVAVRSEDEVFSESAECHGDADAEDLLRTLRNGSLGRLPASAGELVGRQVTDLLARAADR; encoded by the coding sequence GTGCTGTTGCGTCTGCCCACGTCCGTGTCCGAAGCACAGGAGTACATGACCGAAGGGGCTGTGCCCATCGGCGGCGCCACACTGGTGTGGGCCACCTGGCAGCGGGACGGGTTCCCCGACCGGGCCATGTCGCTGCGCGAGCTCCCGGAGGCCAACACCATCGAGCCCGAGGCCCTGGGTGCGGCCGTCGTGCTCAGCCGCATAGACGACCGCGTGCCGGAGGTGCTGCGCCGGGCGGCCGCCGGCGTGGGGACCGGCGCCGTACGCCGGACGGCCACGGTGGGCGGCAACATCGTCGGCAGCACGCTGCGCTGTCTGCTGCCCGCGGCCCTCGTCCTGGACGCCCGCGCGGTGATCCTGGAACCGGAGGGCGTCACCGAGACCGATCTGGCCGAGGTGCTCGCCAAGCGTCATCTGCTCCTGAGCCTGCGCTGGCGCACACCGGTCACCAGCAACTACGTCAAGGCCGCGGCCGAGCCGGGCGGGCCGTCGCCGCTCGTCGTCGCCGCCGCCCTGCACCGCGTCGACGACGGCCGGACCCTTCTTCGCGTCGCGGTCCGTTCCGAGGACGAGGTGTTCAGCGAGAGCGCCGAGTGCCACGGCGACGCCGACGCCGAGGACCTTCTGCGCACACTGCGGAACGGTTCCCTCGGCCGGCTTCCGGCCTCGGCGGGGGAACTCGTCGGCCGACAGGTGACCGACCTGCTGGCACGCGCCGCCGACCGCTAG
- a CDS encoding YbhB/YbcL family Raf kinase inhibitor-like protein: MSSNDPFARLPEAASFTVTSTTLTDGAAWSPEQLSGIFGVPGGKDVSPQLSWSGAPEDTKSYAVTLYDPDAPTGSGFWHWAVADIPATVTELPEGAGDDTGSGLPEGAFQLPNDARAARFIGAAPPAGHGPHRYFTVVHALDVASIGVAADATPAVLGFTMAGHVLGRAVLTATAETPA; the protein is encoded by the coding sequence ATGAGCAGCAACGACCCGTTCGCCCGCCTCCCCGAGGCGGCCTCCTTCACCGTCACCAGCACCACCCTCACCGACGGCGCCGCCTGGTCGCCCGAGCAGCTCTCCGGCATCTTCGGCGTCCCCGGCGGAAAGGACGTCTCCCCGCAGCTGTCCTGGAGCGGCGCCCCGGAAGACACCAAGAGCTACGCCGTCACTCTCTACGACCCCGATGCCCCTACCGGATCCGGTTTCTGGCACTGGGCGGTCGCCGACATCCCCGCCACCGTCACCGAGCTGCCCGAGGGCGCCGGCGACGACACCGGCTCGGGCCTGCCCGAGGGTGCCTTCCAGCTGCCCAACGACGCCCGCGCAGCCCGCTTCATCGGCGCCGCCCCGCCGGCCGGGCACGGCCCGCACCGCTACTTCACCGTGGTGCACGCCCTCGACGTCGCCTCCATCGGCGTCGCGGCCGACGCCACCCCGGCCGTCCTCGGCTTCACCATGGCCGGTCATGTCCTCGGCCGCGCAGTCCTGACCGCCACCGCCGAAACCCCCGCCTGA
- a CDS encoding MFS transporter, with the protein MPSTRTPAAGSPPAVRHNLVLVVTCVALGAVVAAMASLNVALPDLARETHATQTQLSWIIDAYSLVFASLLLPAGALGDRFGRRRALLAGLAIFGAGSAAASLTTEPSALIVLRGVLGVGAALVMPATLSTITSTFPRAQRARAVSVWAAVAGAGALVGLFASGALLEGWSWRSVFLLNVALALVALVGTLLFVPESAEPRQPRLDVGGAVLAVAGLVTLVYSVIEAPTRGWADPVTLAGIGLGLVVLAGFVVFELRRENPLLDPRLFRNRHFAAGSLSIMLQFFVFFGFVFVMMQYLQLVRGDSALMAATAMLPMAVTMVPVSRAAPVLVGRFGYRGPWVAGLAGVAAGMGILSRLDASSPYWIIAAGLVPLGAGMGLAMTPATTAITDALPRSLQNVGSAMNDLARELGGALGIAVLGSLLSAAYRDHLSLPGLPQQVADAARSSLAAAHAIGGPVSGRATAAFVDGMHLALLSAAAAAVLAAVAVAALLRSAPGPEAPAEDDGVPGTADAREQSAQEQPSYL; encoded by the coding sequence ATGCCCTCCACCCGCACCCCTGCCGCCGGTTCCCCGCCGGCCGTACGACACAACCTGGTCCTGGTGGTCACCTGCGTCGCCCTCGGCGCGGTGGTCGCCGCCATGGCGTCGCTCAATGTGGCGCTGCCCGATCTCGCCCGCGAGACACATGCGACCCAGACACAGTTGTCCTGGATCATCGACGCCTACAGCCTCGTCTTCGCCTCGCTGCTGCTGCCGGCCGGCGCCCTCGGCGACCGCTTCGGCCGCAGGCGGGCCCTGCTCGCGGGACTGGCGATCTTCGGCGCCGGATCCGCCGCCGCCTCGCTGACCACCGAGCCCTCGGCGCTCATCGTGCTGCGGGGCGTCCTCGGAGTGGGGGCGGCGCTGGTCATGCCCGCCACGCTCTCGACCATCACCAGCACGTTCCCGCGCGCCCAGCGGGCCCGAGCGGTGAGCGTCTGGGCGGCGGTCGCCGGAGCCGGCGCACTGGTGGGTCTGTTCGCCTCCGGAGCCCTGCTGGAGGGCTGGTCATGGCGATCGGTGTTCCTGCTGAACGTCGCTCTGGCCCTGGTCGCCCTGGTCGGCACGCTGCTGTTCGTGCCCGAGTCCGCGGAACCGCGGCAGCCCCGGCTCGACGTCGGTGGCGCTGTCCTCGCCGTGGCGGGCCTGGTCACGCTGGTCTACTCGGTCATCGAGGCGCCGACCCGCGGGTGGGCCGACCCGGTCACGCTCGCCGGGATCGGGCTGGGCCTGGTCGTGCTGGCGGGGTTCGTCGTCTTCGAGCTGCGCCGCGAGAACCCGCTGCTCGACCCCCGGCTCTTCCGCAACCGCCACTTCGCCGCGGGCTCGCTGTCGATCATGCTTCAGTTCTTCGTGTTCTTCGGGTTCGTCTTCGTGATGATGCAGTACCTGCAGCTGGTGCGGGGCGACAGTGCCTTGATGGCGGCGACCGCGATGCTGCCCATGGCCGTGACCATGGTGCCGGTCTCCCGCGCCGCCCCTGTGCTGGTCGGCCGGTTCGGCTACCGGGGGCCCTGGGTGGCCGGTCTCGCCGGTGTCGCGGCAGGCATGGGGATTCTTTCCCGGCTCGACGCGTCCAGCCCGTACTGGATCATCGCGGCCGGTCTCGTACCGCTGGGTGCGGGCATGGGCCTGGCCATGACACCGGCCACCACCGCCATCACGGACGCGCTGCCGCGCTCGCTGCAGAACGTCGGTTCGGCCATGAACGACCTGGCACGCGAGCTCGGCGGCGCCCTGGGGATCGCCGTCCTCGGCAGCCTGCTCAGCGCCGCCTACCGCGACCACCTGAGCCTGCCCGGCCTGCCGCAGCAGGTGGCGGACGCGGCGCGCTCCTCGCTGGCCGCCGCCCACGCCATCGGCGGCCCTGTCTCCGGCCGGGCGACGGCCGCGTTCGTCGACGGCATGCACCTGGCGCTCCTCAGCGCCGCCGCGGCCGCCGTTCTCGCCGCCGTCGCCGTCGCGGCCCTGCTGCGTTCGGCTCCGGGGCCGGAAGCCCCTGCCGAGGACGACGGGGTTCCGGGCACCGCCGACGCGCGGGAGCAGTCCGCGCAGGAGCAGCCCTCGTACCTCTGA
- a CDS encoding GntR family transcriptional regulator: MTQTAHTSNSPGKQMLSEQVYAHLRDAIMRGTYAPGDALKPQDLAKEQGVSLAVVREALVRVVGEGLADRLPNRGFAVPSFSDRRWQEIAEARRTIEPVMLRMSIERGDVDWEARVRAAHHRLVRTPAYVPEEGEYYSAAWSEVHRAFHRTLLEGCGNPVLLETFDRLWTASELARRWSAHRNPDRDGADEHRRLEEAALARDTDTAAGLLAEHLTLTAGVLTGCAPSNP; the protein is encoded by the coding sequence ATGACCCAGACGGCCCACACCTCGAACTCGCCGGGGAAGCAGATGCTCTCCGAGCAGGTCTACGCGCACCTGCGGGACGCGATCATGCGCGGCACCTACGCTCCCGGCGACGCCCTCAAACCGCAGGACCTCGCCAAGGAACAGGGCGTGAGCCTGGCCGTCGTGCGCGAGGCGCTCGTGCGGGTGGTCGGTGAGGGTCTCGCCGACCGGCTGCCCAACCGCGGTTTCGCAGTCCCGTCCTTCTCGGACCGCCGCTGGCAGGAGATCGCGGAAGCCCGCCGGACCATCGAACCAGTCATGTTGCGTATGTCCATCGAGCGCGGTGACGTCGACTGGGAGGCCCGCGTACGAGCCGCGCACCACCGTCTGGTCCGCACCCCGGCGTACGTGCCGGAGGAGGGCGAGTACTACAGCGCCGCATGGTCCGAAGTCCACAGGGCGTTCCATCGCACCCTGCTGGAGGGCTGCGGCAACCCCGTCCTGCTGGAGACCTTCGACCGTCTGTGGACCGCGAGCGAGCTGGCTCGCCGCTGGTCGGCGCACCGCAACCCCGACCGGGACGGCGCCGACGAACACCGCCGGTTGGAAGAGGCGGCGCTGGCCCGCGACACCGACACCGCGGCCGGCCTGCTGGCCGAGCACCTCACCCTGACCGCGGGCGTACTGACCGGCTGCGCCCCCTCGAACCCGTGA
- a CDS encoding PP2C family protein-serine/threonine phosphatase, giving the protein MSVDRLVQQPSGRGLVAIPLALIVVITVVDIRSPTDVHLGPLLVIAPTLTASLAGPGLTALVGLLAVAAQVVIAVLHGGLGTTNHIAQLIALVVLSALVVFVCHVRERRARELVRARSIAETAQRVLLRPPPRKIGPLRVAWLYLAAEDDTQIGGDLFAVTRAAGASTRVIIGDVRGKGLAAIGEASVVLGAFREGAHRYATLPELTAALEVSVCRDLDEVADTEHDPGEHFITALVLDIPDDGTQVEMINCGHPPPLLLRDNRVTVLHARHPVPPLGMCELPATSHHTDPFPFEAGDFLLLYTDGVIEARSPDGAFYPLTDRVATLAASSPDVLLRQIHDDLVRHIGDQPGDDAAFLVIERTPAHHLRLPHRAPDGHHRISTDGSPPPAQL; this is encoded by the coding sequence ATGTCAGTGGACCGTCTCGTGCAGCAACCGTCGGGCCGCGGTCTGGTGGCCATCCCGCTCGCGTTGATCGTCGTGATCACCGTGGTGGACATCCGCTCCCCCACCGACGTCCATCTGGGCCCCCTGCTGGTCATCGCGCCGACCCTCACGGCCTCGCTCGCGGGCCCCGGGCTGACGGCCCTGGTCGGCTTGCTCGCCGTCGCCGCCCAGGTGGTCATCGCCGTCCTGCACGGCGGACTCGGCACCACCAACCACATCGCGCAGCTCATCGCTCTGGTGGTGCTCTCCGCCCTGGTCGTGTTCGTGTGTCATGTACGGGAGCGGCGCGCCCGGGAGCTGGTGCGGGCGCGCTCGATCGCCGAGACCGCGCAGCGCGTGCTGCTGCGCCCCCCGCCCCGCAAGATCGGTCCGCTGCGCGTGGCCTGGCTGTATCTGGCCGCCGAGGACGACACCCAGATCGGCGGCGACCTGTTCGCGGTCACCCGGGCCGCCGGCGCGTCCACCCGCGTCATCATCGGGGACGTCCGGGGCAAGGGGCTGGCCGCCATCGGCGAGGCCTCGGTGGTGCTGGGCGCCTTCCGCGAGGGCGCCCACCGGTACGCCACGCTCCCCGAACTGACGGCGGCCCTCGAGGTGAGCGTGTGCCGGGACCTGGACGAGGTGGCCGACACCGAGCACGACCCGGGCGAACACTTCATCACGGCGCTCGTTCTCGACATCCCCGACGACGGCACGCAGGTCGAAATGATCAACTGTGGTCATCCCCCGCCACTGCTCCTGCGTGACAACCGGGTCACCGTCCTGCACGCACGGCATCCCGTGCCCCCGCTGGGCATGTGCGAGCTGCCCGCCACCAGCCACCACACCGATCCCTTCCCCTTCGAGGCCGGCGACTTCCTGCTGCTGTACACCGACGGCGTGATCGAGGCCCGCTCCCCGGACGGCGCCTTCTACCCCTTGACCGACCGGGTGGCCACCCTCGCCGCCTCCAGTCCCGACGTCCTGCTGCGCCAGATCCACGACGATCTCGTCCGGCACATCGGTGACCAGCCCGGCGACGACGCCGCCTTCCTGGTCATCGAACGCACCCCCGCGCACCACCTCCGCCTCCCGCACCGCGCCCCGGACGGCCACCACCGCATTTCCACCGACGGATCGCCGCCTCCCGCGCAACTCTGA
- the lpdA gene encoding dihydrolipoyl dehydrogenase — protein sequence MSSHFDVVVLGAGPGGYVAAIRAAQLGLSTAIIEEKYWGGVCLNVGCIPSKALLRNAELAHIFTQEAKTFGIQVNGEVSFDYGAAFTRSRKVADGRVKGVHYLMKKNKITQYSGRGTFRDDHTLDVALADGGTETVTFGNCIVAAGATTKLLPGTSLSERVVTYEEQILSDTLPDSIVIAGAGAIGVEFAYVLHNYGVQVTLVEFLDRIVPLEDEEVSAELARRYKRLGVNVLTSTRVEAIDDSGDRVKVMVTTGGQRQTLEAGKVLQAIGFQPRVQGYGLENTGVKLTDRGAIDIDGRCRTSVPHIYAIGDVTAKLMLAHAAESMGIVAAETIADAETMELDYVMIPRATYCQPQIASFGWTEAQARERGFDVKVAKFPFTANGKAHGLGETAGFVKILSDARYGELLGAHLIGPEVTELLPELTLAQQWDLTVHEVARNVHGHPTLGEAVKEAVHGLAGHMINM from the coding sequence ATGAGCTCACACTTTGACGTGGTGGTCCTGGGCGCCGGCCCGGGAGGATATGTCGCGGCGATCCGGGCCGCCCAGCTCGGACTCAGCACGGCGATCATCGAGGAGAAGTACTGGGGCGGTGTGTGTCTCAACGTGGGGTGCATCCCGTCGAAGGCGCTGCTGCGCAACGCGGAGCTCGCCCACATCTTCACCCAGGAGGCCAAGACCTTCGGTATCCAGGTGAACGGGGAGGTCAGCTTCGACTACGGAGCGGCCTTCACCCGCAGTCGCAAGGTGGCGGACGGACGCGTCAAGGGCGTCCACTACCTGATGAAGAAGAACAAGATCACCCAGTACAGCGGCCGTGGCACCTTCCGCGACGACCACACGCTCGACGTCGCCCTGGCCGACGGCGGCACGGAGACGGTCACCTTCGGCAACTGCATCGTCGCCGCCGGCGCGACCACCAAGCTGCTCCCCGGAACCTCACTGAGCGAGCGTGTGGTGACGTACGAGGAGCAGATCCTGTCGGACACCCTCCCGGACAGCATCGTCATCGCGGGTGCCGGCGCCATCGGCGTGGAGTTCGCCTACGTGCTCCACAACTACGGCGTCCAGGTCACCCTCGTCGAATTCCTCGACCGGATCGTCCCGTTGGAGGACGAGGAGGTCTCCGCCGAACTGGCCCGCCGCTACAAGCGGCTCGGCGTCAATGTGCTGACCTCCACCCGTGTCGAGGCGATCGACGACTCCGGGGACAGGGTCAAGGTCATGGTGACCACGGGCGGCCAGCGGCAGACGCTGGAAGCCGGCAAGGTGCTCCAGGCGATCGGGTTCCAGCCGCGTGTGCAGGGCTACGGGCTGGAGAACACCGGGGTGAAGCTCACCGACCGCGGTGCGATCGACATCGACGGCCGGTGCCGTACGAGCGTGCCGCACATCTACGCCATCGGAGACGTGACGGCGAAGCTGATGCTGGCCCACGCCGCCGAGTCGATGGGCATCGTCGCCGCGGAGACGATCGCCGACGCCGAGACCATGGAACTCGACTACGTCATGATCCCGCGGGCGACCTACTGCCAGCCGCAGATCGCCAGTTTCGGCTGGACAGAGGCGCAGGCACGCGAGAGGGGCTTCGACGTCAAGGTGGCGAAGTTCCCGTTCACGGCGAACGGAAAGGCCCACGGCCTGGGCGAGACGGCGGGATTCGTCAAGATCCTCAGCGACGCGCGCTACGGCGAACTCCTCGGCGCCCATCTGATCGGCCCCGAAGTCACTGAACTGCTGCCGGAGTTGACGCTCGCTCAGCAGTGGGACCTGACGGTCCACGAGGTCGCGCGCAATGTGCACGGGCACCCGACGCTCGGCGAGGCGGTCAAGGAGGCCGTACACGGGCTGGCCGGTCACATGATCAATATGTGA
- a CDS encoding ABC transporter ATP-binding protein — protein sequence MTEMPTEPDVSGTGAVVALRDVSVHRHTSGQVILSDIGWTVRTGEHWALLGANGAGKTTLLRLLGALMHPTTGSVEVLGCRLGRVDVRELRARIGHVSTAQRVPQDLDAHSVVLTGHTGTVQPLWRMYDAEVRRRGHELLAELDIKELADRPYGVCSGGQRARVLIARALMAEPALLLLDEPFNALDLPSREDLVEAMQRLAESRPELATVTVTHHLEELSPAVSHTLLLREGRVLAQGTVEDTLTDSWMTTCFGRRITVVRHGGRWAAYSGSHQGS from the coding sequence ATGACCGAGATGCCGACCGAGCCGGACGTCAGTGGCACGGGCGCGGTGGTGGCGCTCCGCGACGTGAGCGTCCACCGTCATACCAGCGGCCAGGTGATCCTCTCGGACATCGGCTGGACGGTACGGACCGGTGAGCACTGGGCCCTGCTCGGAGCCAACGGCGCGGGCAAGACGACCCTGCTGCGGCTGCTGGGCGCGCTGATGCATCCGACGACGGGAAGCGTCGAGGTTCTCGGCTGCCGGCTCGGCCGGGTCGACGTGCGCGAGCTGCGCGCCCGTATCGGCCATGTGAGTACGGCCCAGCGCGTACCGCAGGACCTCGACGCCCACTCCGTCGTCCTGACGGGCCACACCGGCACGGTCCAGCCGCTGTGGCGGATGTACGACGCCGAGGTGCGCCGGCGTGGCCACGAACTGCTCGCCGAGCTGGACATCAAGGAGCTGGCCGACCGGCCGTACGGGGTCTGCTCGGGCGGGCAGCGGGCCCGTGTCCTGATCGCCAGGGCGCTGATGGCCGAGCCGGCCCTGCTGCTGCTCGACGAGCCGTTCAACGCCCTGGACCTGCCCTCCCGCGAGGACCTCGTCGAGGCCATGCAGCGGCTGGCCGAGAGCCGCCCGGAGCTGGCCACCGTGACGGTCACCCACCATCTGGAGGAGCTGTCCCCGGCCGTCAGCCACACCCTGCTCCTGCGCGAGGGGCGCGTCCTCGCGCAGGGCACCGTGGAGGACACCCTGACCGATTCCTGGATGACCACCTGCTTCGGGCGGCGGATCACCGTGGTCCGGCACGGCGGGCGGTGGGCGGCCTATTCCGGCTCCCACCAGGGTAGTTGA
- a CDS encoding metal-dependent transcriptional regulator, with amino-acid sequence MPRLIDTTEMYLRTILELEEEGVIPMRARIAERLDQSGPTVSQTVARMERDGLLHVAEDRQLELAEEGRRIATRVMRKHRLAECLLVDVIGLAWEQVHAEACRWEHVMSEAVERRVLELLRHPAESPYGNPIPGLEELGEKNTVDPFPDEDMVSLSDLQPGPNGTSAVVRRIRELIQTDLQLMYSLRRAGVRPGAVVSVTSSPCGVTVGSGGEAAELPTQAAAHIFVAER; translated from the coding sequence ATGCCCCGACTCATCGACACCACGGAGATGTATCTCCGCACCATCCTCGAGCTGGAGGAGGAAGGTGTGATCCCCATGCGCGCCCGTATCGCCGAACGTCTCGACCAGAGCGGGCCGACCGTCAGCCAGACGGTGGCACGCATGGAGCGCGACGGTCTCCTGCACGTCGCCGAGGACCGGCAACTGGAACTGGCGGAGGAGGGCCGGCGGATCGCCACGCGCGTGATGCGCAAGCACCGGCTCGCGGAGTGCCTGCTCGTCGACGTGATCGGCCTGGCGTGGGAGCAGGTGCACGCCGAGGCGTGCCGCTGGGAGCACGTGATGAGCGAGGCCGTGGAGCGGCGTGTGCTCGAGCTGCTGCGCCATCCGGCCGAGTCGCCGTACGGCAACCCGATCCCGGGCCTGGAGGAGCTGGGCGAGAAGAACACCGTGGATCCGTTCCCCGACGAGGACATGGTCAGCCTCAGCGACCTTCAGCCCGGTCCGAACGGCACGAGCGCGGTCGTACGGCGCATCAGGGAGTTGATCCAGACCGACCTCCAGCTGATGTACAGCCTGCGGCGCGCCGGGGTGCGGCCCGGCGCGGTCGTGAGCGTGACGTCGTCGCCCTGCGGCGTGACGGTCGGCAGCGGCGGGGAAGCCGCCGAACTCCCCACGCAGGCCGCCGCGCACATCTTCGTGGCCGAACGCTGA
- a CDS encoding TROVE domain-containing protein, with protein sequence MLVAPHISATARTLSPPRLGHECTPDFRTYEGGQAFVREPREELFLLAVGNFVSQRTFYESGAERDDRYARLVGELALQDPEWTAGLLRWLRGEGNMRTASLVGAAAYVRARLGAGESGGPSNRSVIDSVLQRADEPGELLAHWISAYGRNVPQPVKRGIADGVRRLYTSRSLLKYDTASKGLRFGDVLNLVHASPDPDKPWQGALFRYALDRRHHPEQAVPPFSDRLLTAHRTLMEAPADERRALVTGPGGSERLAAAGMTWEVLAGWLHGPMDAAVWEAMIPTMAPMALLRNLRNFDEAGVSDDVAAQVAARLSNASEVARSRQFPFRYLAAHQHAPSQRWAAALEQALTHSLANVPPLPGRTLILVDRSGSMFYGTVSERSKLTHADAAAVFGTALAMRAEQADLVEFGSSSAQVPFEAGEPVLEVLKRFHDMGGTHTAEAVRTHYRGHDRVLIVTDEQAAPCRCPGDPAQPVPLDIPVYTWNLAGYRPAHGPTGPHRHTFGGLTDAAFRMVGLIEAGREAAWPWTAEPA encoded by the coding sequence ATGCTCGTGGCCCCGCACATCTCGGCCACCGCCCGCACCCTGTCCCCACCACGGCTCGGTCACGAGTGCACGCCGGACTTCCGCACCTACGAGGGCGGCCAGGCCTTCGTCCGGGAACCCCGCGAGGAACTCTTCCTGCTCGCGGTCGGCAACTTCGTCTCCCAGCGCACCTTTTACGAGAGCGGTGCGGAGCGGGACGACCGGTACGCCCGCCTCGTCGGTGAACTCGCGCTCCAGGACCCCGAGTGGACGGCCGGCCTGCTGCGCTGGCTTCGCGGCGAGGGCAACATGCGCACGGCGTCCCTGGTGGGCGCCGCCGCGTACGTGCGGGCCCGGCTCGGGGCCGGGGAGTCCGGGGGCCCGTCCAACCGGTCCGTGATCGACTCGGTGCTCCAGCGCGCCGACGAACCCGGCGAACTGCTCGCCCACTGGATCTCGGCGTACGGGCGGAACGTGCCGCAGCCGGTGAAGCGCGGCATCGCCGACGGCGTACGCCGTCTGTACACGTCTCGGTCCCTGCTCAAGTACGACACCGCGTCCAAGGGTCTGCGCTTCGGCGACGTACTCAACCTGGTGCACGCCTCCCCCGACCCGGACAAGCCCTGGCAGGGTGCGCTCTTCCGGTACGCCCTGGACCGCCGCCACCACCCGGAACAGGCGGTTCCGCCGTTCTCCGACCGTCTGCTGACCGCCCACCGGACCCTGATGGAAGCGCCTGCGGACGAGCGGCGCGCCTTGGTGACCGGGCCGGGCGGCTCCGAGCGGCTGGCCGCGGCAGGCATGACGTGGGAGGTGCTGGCGGGTTGGCTCCACGGGCCGATGGACGCAGCTGTCTGGGAAGCCATGATCCCCACGATGGCGCCGATGGCGCTCCTGCGGAACCTGCGGAACTTCGACGAGGCGGGAGTCTCGGACGACGTCGCGGCCCAGGTCGCCGCCCGTCTCTCGAACGCCTCCGAGGTGGCACGGTCCCGGCAGTTCCCCTTCCGCTACCTGGCCGCCCACCAGCACGCACCGTCGCAGCGCTGGGCGGCCGCACTGGAACAGGCACTGACCCACTCCCTGGCCAACGTACCGCCGCTGCCCGGCCGGACCCTGATCCTGGTGGACCGGTCCGGCTCGATGTTCTACGGCACCGTCTCCGAGCGGTCCAAGCTGACCCACGCGGACGCGGCGGCCGTGTTCGGCACCGCGCTGGCCATGCGCGCCGAGCAGGCGGATCTGGTGGAGTTCGGCTCGAGCAGCGCGCAGGTGCCGTTCGAGGCGGGCGAGCCGGTGCTCGAGGTGCTGAAACGGTTCCACGATATGGGCGGCACCCACACCGCGGAGGCGGTGCGGACCCATTACCGGGGGCACGACCGGGTCCTGATCGTCACCGACGAGCAGGCCGCCCCCTGCCGCTGCCCCGGGGACCCGGCCCAGCCGGTACCGCTCGACATCCCGGTCTACACCTGGAACCTTGCCGGATACCGGCCCGCCCACGGACCGACGGGCCCCCACCGGCACACCTTCGGCGGCCTCACGGACGCCGCGTTCCGGATGGTCGGCCTCATCGAGGCCGGCCGCGAGGCCGCGTGGCCGTGGACCGCCGAACCGGCGTGA
- a CDS encoding DUF4232 domain-containing protein, with product MAHTVRSRRTTAALAALSIGILALTACNGDAENDAATPGTHASPSATGTDEATDTPSSADPGDGGGGSGKSSDSPSTPPSSAKPAADDDQDGGVGMCETADLTYNVTVASRPVNHALLTAGNKGSDPCLLSANELVITIPGLDGAAGHMGPEGKDWILKPGESAYAGIMFSRADTAGGKSADKVEVALTASESPMTVPVKGGPITVNDSQVTSFFGTAEDALTY from the coding sequence ATGGCTCACACAGTTCGTTCACGCCGTACCACCGCCGCACTCGCCGCTCTGTCGATCGGCATCCTGGCCCTGACCGCATGCAACGGTGACGCTGAGAACGACGCGGCCACCCCGGGCACGCACGCGAGCCCTTCCGCTACGGGTACGGACGAGGCCACCGACACGCCCTCGTCGGCCGACCCGGGGGACGGTGGCGGCGGCAGCGGGAAGTCCTCCGACAGCCCCAGCACCCCGCCGTCGTCGGCGAAGCCCGCGGCCGACGACGACCAGGACGGAGGTGTCGGCATGTGCGAGACCGCCGACCTCACCTACAACGTCACCGTCGCGTCCAGGCCTGTCAACCACGCCTTGCTGACCGCCGGCAACAAGGGCAGCGACCCCTGTCTGCTGTCGGCGAACGAGCTGGTGATCACGATCCCGGGGCTCGACGGCGCCGCCGGGCACATGGGACCCGAAGGCAAGGACTGGATTCTGAAGCCCGGCGAGAGCGCGTATGCCGGGATCATGTTCTCGCGCGCCGACACCGCGGGTGGCAAGAGCGCCGACAAGGTGGAGGTGGCACTCACCGCTTCCGAGAGCCCGATGACCGTTCCGGTCAAGGGTGGCCCCATCACGGTCAACGACAGCCAGGTCACCAGCTTCTTCGGTACCGCCGAGGACGCGCTGACCTACTGA
- a CDS encoding TetR/AcrR family transcriptional regulator, whose protein sequence is MNKPGSQRGRRPGSPDTRAAILAVARRRFLEDGYHAVTLRSVAGEADVDLALISYYFGSKKGLFGAALALGANPAELLARVVREGELSTFPERVVRQVVAVWDDPVTGPPLLAMMKTAIDDDSLGSLVKEALEREIVDRIAGLVPGRDARQRAAAFTTVVAGLIATRYLLRLEPIVSMTTDDLVRFMSPQLRQALRGPGRPERDARPAGRPVQRP, encoded by the coding sequence ATGAATAAACCCGGTTCACAGCGCGGACGCAGACCGGGAAGCCCGGACACCCGGGCCGCCATCCTGGCCGTCGCGCGGCGGCGCTTCCTCGAGGACGGCTATCACGCGGTGACCCTCCGGTCCGTCGCCGGCGAGGCCGACGTCGATCTCGCCCTGATCAGCTACTACTTCGGGTCCAAGAAGGGGCTGTTCGGTGCCGCTCTGGCGCTGGGCGCCAACCCGGCCGAACTCCTCGCGCGGGTCGTGCGGGAGGGGGAGCTCAGCACGTTCCCCGAACGGGTCGTCCGTCAGGTCGTCGCCGTCTGGGACGACCCCGTGACGGGTCCGCCCCTGCTCGCGATGATGAAGACCGCGATCGACGACGACTCCCTCGGCTCGCTGGTGAAGGAGGCGCTCGAGCGCGAGATCGTCGACCGGATCGCGGGCCTCGTGCCGGGACGCGACGCCCGGCAACGTGCCGCCGCGTTCACCACCGTGGTGGCCGGGCTGATCGCCACCCGCTATCTGCTGCGGCTGGAGCCCATCGTCTCCATGACGACCGACGACCTGGTCCGTTTCATGAGCCCGCAACTGCGGCAGGCCCTGCGCGGCCCCGGTCGCCCCGAGCGGGACGCCCGGCCCGCCGGACGACCGGTGCAGCGCCCCTGA